From Miscanthus floridulus cultivar M001 chromosome 15, ASM1932011v1, whole genome shotgun sequence, the proteins below share one genomic window:
- the LOC136508528 gene encoding peroxidase 4-like: MAEATSAARCSGKGVALLLLLVLLAGTTGTSSAQLCTSFYSHSCPGVYDAVRSVLQAAIAREQRMGASILRLFFHDCFVQGCDASLLLDDTPSFRGEKMANPNNGSARGFEVIDAIKSAVEKVCPGVVSCADILAIAARDSVVILGGPSWDVMVGRRDSRTASFSGANNNIPPPTSGLANLTSLFAAQGLSQKDMVALSGAHTIGLARCTNFRAHIYNDTNIDGSFARSRQSVCPRTSGFGDNNLAPLDCQTPTVFENNYYKNLVCKKGLLHSDQELFNGGSTDVQVQSYVSSMGAFFADFVTGMIKMGDITPMTGSNGEIRKNCRRIN, encoded by the exons ATGGCTGAAGCAACATCAGCTGCAAGATGCAGCGGCAAAGGCGTCGCTCTCCTCTTGCTCCTTGTGTTGTTGGCCGGCACCACCGGCACCTCGTCGGCGCAGCTGTGCACCAGCTTCTACTCCCACTCGTGCCCCGGCGTGTACGACGCCGTCAGGTCGGTGTTGCAGGCCGCCATCGCCAGGGAGCAGCGCATGGGCGCCTCCATCCTCCGTCTcttcttccacgactgcttcgtccAA GGTTGCGACGCCTCGCTGCTGCTGGATGACACGCCCAGTTTCAGGGGCGAGAAGATGGCCAACCCCAACAACGGCTCCGCCAGAGGATTCGAGGTCATCGACGCCATCAAGTCCGCCGTCGAGAAGGTCTGCCCCGGCGTCGTCTCCTGCGCCGACATCCTCGCCATCGCCGCAAGAGACAGCGTCGTCATC CTGGGTGGTCCGAGCTGGGACGTGATGGTTGGGAGGAGGGACTCAAGGACGGCGAGCTTCAGCGGCGCCAACAACAACATCCCGCCGCCGACGTCGGGCCTCGCCAACCTCACGTCGCTCTTCGCCGCGCAAGGCCTCTCCCAGAAGGACATGGTCGCGCTCTCTG GAGCTCACACCATTGGCCTAGCACGTTGCACCAACTTCAGAGCCCACATATACAATGACACCAATATCGACGGCAGCTTCGCAAGATCAAGGCAATCGGTTTGCCCTAGGACCTCAGGTTTTGGTGACAACAATTTGGCGCCTCTGGACTGTCAAACCCCAACTGTCTTTGAGAACAACTACTACAAGAACCTTGTTTGCAAGAAGGGGCTTCTACACTCTGACCAGGAGCTCTTCAATGGTGGATCCACAGATGTGCAAGTCCAATCATATGTTAGTAGCATGGGCGCATTCTTTGCGGACTTTGTGACCGGCATGATCAAGATGGGTGATATCACGCCAATGACCGGCTCCAATGGGGAGATCAGGAAGAACTGCAGAAGGATTAATTAA